Below is a window of Desulfobotulus mexicanus DNA.
AATCGGCAATGAGACCTTTATAGACAGGATAGTCGGAGGTGTAAGAAAGGGGTTGCCAGTCCACCTCGCTGAAACGCAGGGGGGGAATTTCCTGTAGCCAGATTTTTTCTTCAGGGGATAGATCCAGAGCAATGCTGTTTTCTGAAAAAAAGGAGAGGGCGGTAAGGCATAGGACAAAAATCAGTACAATCATAAACCTTTTCATACACCCTCATTTGATACCAAAATTTATGTTTTTTATCCCGTGTAGAAAATAAGTAAAGTTAGCCCAACTCTCTATATTGAATGAAAGTTAAAAAATAATGCATCATATAACTTTAACCATAGTAGCCAGTTTTTTAGCTAAAGAATTAAGCTTTTCTGCATTTGAGGATAACTCAGAACTGCTTTTTGATATTTTATTTGCTGACTCATTTACTACTGAAATATCTTTTGCAATTTCTGAAGAAACTGAAGAACTCTGAATTATATTATCATTTATGTCTGCTACCCGAGAAGAGGCTTCCATTATATTTTTTGACATTTCATGACTTGTAACTGACTGCTCTTCAACGGCAGATGCAATAGAAGTAACAACATCATTAATTTGAATTATAACAGCTGATATTTTTTCTATTTCTGAGACTGTCCCATCGGTTGATGTCTGAATTCCTTCGACGGTTTGTTTTATTTCCTTGGTTGCATTAGAGGTTTGTTTGGCAAGTTCTTTTATCTCTGCTGCAACAACAGAAAATCCTTTCCCCGCCTCTCCTGCTCTAGCCGATTCAATTGTAGCATTTAAAGCTAACAGGTTTGTTTGCTCAGATATTTCTGATATGACCTCTGTAACCATAGCAATTTTCTTAGCTGACTCTCCAAGGGATTTTACTTGAATGGATGCATTTTGACCTTGTTCTACAGCACGACTTGTAATTGTGCGGGCATTTTCAGAATTTTTTGCTATTTCATTAATAGTTACATTCATTTCCTCCACCGCCGAAGCTATATGGTTCATATTCATCGTTGTTTCTTCCATAGCGCTGGACATAGATTGCATACTGGAGCTCATTTCTTCAGAAGCAACAGCTACGGAATCGGATCTTTGTGAAGTTGCAACAGAATTTTGTTCGAGTTGTTTTGCTACATCAAGAAGAGATTCTGAAGATGGAGTTAATATCTTAGCTGTTTCTGACAATTGTTTTAATGAGTCTACGTTAGTTACCAGCTCTACGTGTCCAATTTTCTTTCCGCTATCATCTTTTATATAGTGTGTATCAACTTGCATGTAGGTACTGGGGGCATCAGCATATTCTTGAATGTAATTAGTTGTTTGTTTTCCTTTTCGAAGGCAGTGCACCCCACAGTTTTCTGTTTCACAAATATCTGCTTTCCAATTTGAGCAATGTTTACCAATAACACTTTTTTTATCTAAATTTTGACGGACCAGTAAAGTTTCGGTTGTCTTGTTAATAAATACCCATTTCATTTTCATATCAGTTGTTGTTACTGGAAATGGTAACGCATCCAGGGAGCCTTCTAAGTAAAAAATCAAGCGTTGCTTACTATGGTTATACTTCAAAAGTATAATATTCATTCCAAACAATACAAGTATAACATAAGTTAAACTTTTAATCTTTTCAGGGCCTTGTATGTCTCCTGTGACTGTTTTATAAGCAAAGAAACCTATAACAATTAAAATACAGGTCCATAGGACAAATTTAATTTTATACTGAATATTTATCATGGTCATAATCTCCTTGTCATAATCTCATATTTCCTTGAATTCAATCTGTATTCTAGCACTTTGTCCGTTATGATGCAGGCTTTATCATTCCCCTTTCCTGAAGATAATCAGCAACAATTAATACTTTACTCCATGCGAGTGTACCTCCCATGCTGACACTGATTGCACAAACTTCAAAAATTTCTGCTATGGTTGCACCGGAATCCAATGCCTTGGATGTTTGTGAAATCATACAGTCCTTACAACCATCCTGAATGCCAATAGCCAAAGAAATTAGTCTCTTGTTCTTTATGCCCAATGCACCTTCACCATATACGGCATTTTTTACAGAGCCATAGTAGGCTTCGGTAAGGTCGGGCATTTGTGTCTTTGTTAATTCAAATAATTCCAGCATTTTTTCTTCATATTTAAGAATCTGTTCACTCATAATCAGTTTTTCTCCGGTAATATGCTTAGGGTGTATTTAGAGCATCAATTTTAATGAACTCGAACGAATATTTTGAAATAGAAAAAAGACAGGTCTTTGATACGTATTCGGAATTTTCATTTTGTGCCATACCTGTCGGGTTCATTGAAAAAGCTTATGTCTGCGTAACCGGCGTATATTTTGCCGGAATGCCTGACGCCTTCCGGAATATGATAGCGGTCTTCTTTCGTGAAAGTCTGCTGGATGCCATCCATCACAAGTTCTATTTTTCCTTCCAGAACAATGCCCACCTGAGCTCCGTGGCTATGCTCGGGCAGATCCGTATCCTTATCAAACTGCATGAAAAGAATCTGATGGGTGTCGGACTGAGACAGATATGCGGTGATGCCGTTCAGCGGGATATCCGCTTTGGGAAGCTTTCTGATGGGTTCGGGGAAAATTTCCGCTGTCATATTTTTTCCTGTTGCTGAATATAAAGCCATGGGGGCTGTGTACGATGGCTTGAAGTTTCAATTGAAATGATTGACTGTTTTTAAGGAATTTCAGAAAATATATCCTTTTTTTCCAAAGATTCCAATATAAAATTTTTTCCCGCTTTTCAGTTCCCTGATTTTTCCCGTCATTTCCTTTAATCCGTTTTCTTCCGCCATTATTCTGAATTTTTCTTCGGAAATCAGATGCATGTGGGGAGCGAGTTGTTTCAGGCTGTCATAGGGCGTTTCTGAGACTTTTTTGATGTATTCGTCATGCAGTTGAAGTACGGCAACCATCTGACCTTCGTCTTCAAGCCATTTGCTGATTTTTTTCAGCAGGGGGTCAGGGGACAGGTATTCAAAGATCAGCCCTGCAAAAATGAGTGAATATTTCTGCCCATGATTTTCAAAGGTATTGAGGTCCGCTTCTATGGTCCGCAGACATGGAAGCGTATCGGTGTAGCGTTGCTGGAGAATTTTTAAATATTCCGGGTTGATGTCAATGGCATCCAGGACCTCTGTACTTTCCCTTCGGATATGGCGGAAGCCGTTTCCCGTGGAGCAGCCAAGACATGCCACAGAACGGCTGTTGCAGGCACCAAGGGATTGCTTGAAAACTTCTTCCAGAAAGGATAGCTGATTGACTTCCGGAAGAGCCATGTGGCCCTCATAATCCGACGCCGGAATATGCAGCCATGGATTCTCCATGCTGCTTTGTGATGGTATGGGTGGGGGAAATCTGTACTCCATAAATACAACATCGGGATAAGGATTAAAACAGTAGGGTTCAATTTCTTTAAACCCGCAGTCTTTGTAAAGCCGCAGCGCAGACCCAAGTCTGGCAACACTGTCCAGACGTACGGCCTGATAAGCAAGGCTTGCTGCTCTGGTAAGGAAGGCCTCCGTCAGGGCTTTACCAATTCCTTTGCCCTGATAGGGTTTAAGGACATACATGCGCTTCATTTCTCCCATACCCGGAGCGATTGGCCTTAGTGCAACGCATCCCACATAAGTTTCTTCCATCTTCGCCAGCAGCAGAAAGCCATTGGGCGGTCCATACATGGATGGAAGATTCTCCAGTTCATCGGTAAAACCTTGAAACTCCAGGTCAAAGCCGAGAAATACCGCATATTCTTTAAAAAGTCCTGCGCCAGCATCATACTGTTCCGGTCGTTCTGCTTCTTCAATTACAAGGGGCATGATTCCATTCCATTGCCGAATCATCTAATAAAATCCTGAAATCTGAGTTTCAAAAGTTTCCATCTGTGATAAATAACCTTTTTAAAGGAAGCTAAGATCCTCCATTGCCTCCATGGCATTACGGATGATCAGTTTTTGTTCGATACCGCATACAAGCTGACACAAAACCTCTGCGCCCACATTGAAGGAAGCCGCCTTGATCCTTTGTGCCTCTTTTCTGGCAGTGGGCAGATTTTTTTGCACCATGATTTTCAGTATGCTATGTACTCAGGAACTTGAATACCTTGTAGTTGAAATTTGTTTTTGTCGGCTTATCATAAGGTTCTGGTAAGCATCCAAACGTAGAAAGTCTTGTCCAATTGAAAAAATATCCTGCATTTTTAAAATTATTTTTTCAGCATTAAAATTTTCCATAGTGTCTGTCTCTGCATGGATATCAAGCATCATGTGGTGAGCATCAGGTGAAAAATCAAAATCTGCGGTTTTCAATGTTCGTTGTTTGTCGTTCTGGCTTGTCTTGAAGGTCATGCATCCAGACTGGGGGTGAAAAACTACGCTAAGTAGGGTGTCGTCAATGACAGAGTCTAAAAGAGACATTGCTGAATCGGGAATGTTGATAGGGATAGCGGTAGTTTTATTATATATGGCACATGCCAGACGAGCAAAGCGGTCGAGGGATTCCGTTGATGTCCGAGACGGCGTGGATTCTCCCCCAAAACCTGCAAAAGAAGACATATATCGGAGAGATTCATCATACCAGCTATTGGTTACAACTGATGTCTGAAAAAAAGAACCCGTATAAAAAAGTGGTTTCCCATTGCGGAACTCAAGTAATGCGTAATTTCCTGAGCTATCGGCCAACAAAAAATGCATTTCCACACGATCCGATGGAATTGTCAATTGTTCGGCCTGAATACGGACATCCTCCACGCTGGTACAGGTGTCTAGCATGAATTGTATCCATTCAAATTCCAACAGAGCTTTGCATCCGCGGTGGTCGGGATATTCGGTACCGGGCATCCAGAGATGTTCGATGACGAGTCCACATTCATTGATGCCTCCCATTGGAAAATCAGCACCAAGAAGGTTTATAGTCAGGCTACCCCAACGACTTATCCAGTGTGCCGGGAATAGATGGTTCTGAATAATGCTCTGTTTCGATATTCCACGCAAGTTGGTAAGGATGTGGCCGTTCGTAAAAGGGACATCAAGGTTACGGGCAATCCATGTATCAGAGCCATTCCGAAGGCAAAAAGCTGAACAACCAAGTTTCAATGAAACTCCATTCATATACCCCTCCCAAAATAAGAAAAATTAGTTTCGGATTTATATTTCATTATGAATTTTTCAAACATTGTGCGTACCATCTTCAAATATTCTTTATCTTTGTTGTGTAAAGCTGGAACAGGCTTTAAAAGCTTAATAAAATCCTGAAATCTGAGTCTCAAAAATTTTCATCAGTGATGAATAACCATTTTCAAGGAAGCTGAGATCTTCCATGGCCTCATTGGCATCATTGGTGAGCAGTTTTTTTTCTATACCGCAGACGGTCTGCCAAAGGGCCTCTGCACCCACATTGAAGGAAGCGGCTTTGATCCTTTGTGCCTCTTTTTGGGCAGATGCCAGATCCCTTTTTTCCATTGCCGTTTTCAGCGTATGGATGCGTTCTGGAATCTGTTTCAGAAAACTCTGCAGAATACGCTGCGCCATTTCCGTATCTCCCATGCTTCCAAGAATGTTGGGGTTCCAGATCAGTGGCTTAATTTCATAAGATGGCAGGCTTCTGGTATGGAGGCCGAATCTGTTATGCAAAGGCATTTCAAGGGGAGTAATAACTGTCAGAATATGGGGGAGAGCCTGAATGGTAAACTGCTCTGCTGAAAGTGCAGCCTTAATGAGTTTGCCATTTTTATGATTAAGCAGCACTTCTATATCATATATACAGCTTTGTTTTACAACTGTCTCATAGATTGTATGGTGCAGATCCCTGTTCTGAAATAGCCCAAGGACACTGGCGCTTCTTCCCAGAACTTCATCTCTTTCATAACCGAGAACCTTCAGGAAGGCTTCATTTACATCCGTATATTTTCTTTCCCAAAGTCCGGATAAGGTCATCATGGAAGGATTGTTGCGGAAAAAAACTTCAAACTCTTTCTGGGAGGACATGAATTCTTATTCTTTCGTAGACAGGAAATCCTGATGAATCAGTTCATTAAAACAATTTACTATGTCCAGTAGTTCGTAGGCACACATCGTTATGAATTCTACACATTCAAGCTGGTCTTCATCAAGATCCGTACTTAAAAGCAGTGCAGACATACCTATAATGCCATTCATGGGATTGCGGATTTCATATCCTGCCCTTGCAATGAAACGGCTTTGGGCCAGGCTTATCATTTCGCTTTTCATAAGGCCGGATGCCAGCCTTTCTTTCAGTGCCTGTCTCGACATATAATCTTCCCTTTGAACAGTTTTCCCCCTCCGGTCAGAGACAAAAGCTGGGGTCCGGAGGGGGATAATTTTTAAAATTTAAACTGGGCTACCAGCTTCTGAAGGGTTACTGAAAGCTTTGAAAGTTCTCCGGCACTCTCACTGACCTGAAGTCCTTTGTTTTTCATTTCTCCCATGGCGTGGGTGATGCCAGCGATGTCCTTTGCCGTTTCCTGAATCACAGTTGCGTTCTGGCTGGCCCCTTCATGGGCCGATTCAATTCCTCGTGAAACCTGGGCCACGTTAGCTGCCACCTCGCTGGCAGCAGTGGACTGCTGCTCCACGGCTGCGGCTATGTTGCCCACCACATCACTGACCTCATTGATGACCTTTGTAATATCACCAACTTCCTTAACCGTGGTGACGGTGGTGTTCTGTATATCCTCAATTTTTTCCCTGATATCCTGAGTGGCACTGGCCGTCTGCCGGGCAAGTTCTTTTATTTCATTGGCGACTACTGCAAAACCCTTGCCAGCATCTCCTGCTCTTGCAGCTTCTATTGTTGCGTTGAGGGCCAGCAGATTCACCTGTTCAGAAATATCCGTAATTGTTTCAATTACCTTGCCTATCGCATTGGCTGCGGTTTTAAGACTTCCCATATGATCGGACATGTTGGCGGCACGGTCTGCGGCATCACTGGAAATACTCCTTGCTTTGCCCGCATTCTGGGCAATCTCTGATATGGTGGCGGACATTTCTTCGGATGCCGTTGCCAGAAGGTTGGTGTTGCTGGATGATTCTTCCAAAGAAGCTGCTGCCATATCAATGGTGCTGCTGATCTCTTCGGAAGCTGCAGCTACATTAGTGCTTCTTTCCGACACATCCTGAACCCCCTTGCTGGTTTCTTCGGCAATGGCAGAAAGCTGGGTGGCTGAAGAAGACAGGGTATGTACACCACTGCCTATGTCCCGGATAATTCCCTGCAGTTTTTCCACAAAGGTATTAAACCAGCGTGCCAGCTCCCCGACTTCATCTCTGGTATTGATTTTAAGACGCATGGTGAGGTCTCCCTCGCCCTCGGCAATATCCTTCAGACCAGCCACAGCCGCATTGATGGGAGAAACAATGGAGCGGACCACAAAGGTGACAACAAGGCCCACAAGGGCAAGGGAGACAAGAATAACTATAATAAGAATGTTACGTACACCCACGGCACTTGAAAGGAATTCCACATGATCCTGGGTTGCGGAAACCACCCAGCCTGTATTTTTTACAGGAGCAAAACCCGCCATTTTGCGAACACCCTGAAAAACATAACTGTTGGCTCCTGGCTGTCCCTTGAACATTTCTCTGGCGATGTGCTGCATTTCAGGAATATTGTTGATATCCGTTTCAAGGACAAGTTTCTGGTTGGGATGGGCCAGAACAACGCCTTTTTCATTGAGCATGTAGCCGTATCCCGTTCTTCCCAGTGTGCGGCTGGCTACAATCTCCGTGAGGTAGCCAGCCTTGATCACCGTTGCAAATACACCCAGAAAATCACCATTTCTTGAATAGATCGGGGTGTTGATGGGCATTACCAGATTGCCTGTGGCCGCAGAGATAAATACATGGCCTATGGTGGTTTCACGGGAGGACATCGCTCTTTTGAATTCGTTATTATTGGCAATATTGAAGCCAATGTATTCTTTGCCGTTTTCAAGGATACCCGTCAGCAGTTCACCCTTGGCATCGGCCACAAAAACGCCCTGATGGTTGGCTGACATCCGGCTTTCCTTCAGGTTTTCAAAAAGTGCCAGTGCCTCTGGCCTAGAAGCTTCCACACCCTTTTCCCTTGCTGCGTAAAGCAGTTCCTGAACAAGACTCTGGTCTGACATGGATTCACAAAGACGCATTTCTGCAAAAAGAAGGTTGTCCATGAGATTGGCAAGGTCCTGGGCAACACCCATGGTATTTTCGGCGGCGTTTTCTGTAAGTGCTGCGGTGGATCTTGTGATGGCAAGGGTACCCACCACCAGAAGGGGCAGAAGAACGGAGAGGATGGCCATTGCAAAAATACGGAAACCAATGGATCGGATATTTACGGACTTCATGATCATAAGCTCCTTTTTCCAGATGTTTTCTGTCCGATTAAAAAAACAGGGTTTATGGGGCAGGCCTGTTTTTTATAAAAACTGATCAAAGAAAATATTCATGTTTCCAGTATGGTTTTCAGATCCAGCAGACCAATGAGCTTTTTATCCGTTTTAAATACACCTTTAAAAAAACGGCCCTGTACCCCACTCAGATTGGAGGGTGGAGGCTCAATTTTCAAGGAGTCCGCAATGACCACATCTTCAATTTTTCCCACCAGCAGGCCCAGATGTTCATCCTCATACCCCACCACAAGGGTTCGGCTGTCTTTTACGGGCAGAAGACCCAGCCTGAGGCCCATGTCCATCACAGTAAGAATGCGGCCCCGGAGATTCATGACTCCTACGAGCCAGTCCTCAGAACCGGGTACTGGTGTAATCTCCGTATGGTTGTTCATCTCCTTAATGTTTAAAATATCAATGCCGCAGAGGGTTTCTCCCACATAGAATGTGGCAAGTTCCAGAATGGATGGGGCTGCCATGGGTTTTTCCTTTCCTGAAGAAATTTTTTATAAATCAACAGTACTGCCCAGAAGGGTCCGGACCAGAGTGAAAATATCCACCATAAGGGTGGTGCGTCCGCCCACAATAATGGAACCCATGATGCCCGGCTGTTTCAGGGTACGCTGATCCATCTCAATGGTAACTTCCACCGCATCCACAGGTCCATTGACCATCAGGCCCATTTCCCTGCCATCTATCCGGAAAACAATGACTTCCACTTGTTCATTTACACAGATGGGATCAAGGCTGGTGCATTCTGTGAGCTCATGCAGGGGCAGCGAGCCTCCCCTGTACTGCAGCACCCTTCTGCCTCCCGCATACTCGATATCTGCTGCCCTGATGCGTTCAATGCGTTCCACAAGATCCAGAGGTACGGCGCATTGCCCATGTTCTCCATTACGGAAAAGAAGCAGGGCTGTTTTGTCTTCCTTCATGCTTTTAATTTTATCGGTATGCATCTGATGATTATGGCTGGCAGAGCTGTCAGCTGAAGAAAGGGCTGCCATCACCGCAAGAGAGGCCACATCCAGAATCAAGGCAACACGCCCGTCTCCCATGATGGTGGCACCAGAATATCCTTTGCAGTCTTTAAGGTGTCGGCCTAAGGGTTTTACCACAATTTCTTCAGAATCCATTAATCCATCCACAAGAAGTCCGTAACTGAAAGCACCTGTGGAGACCACGGCTATATGTATGGCGCTTTCTGCTCTGTACCGACGGTCTTTATTTTTTCTTGGTTGCAGTTCTTCAGACAGGTCAGACTTATGGTTTTCCGGAACCCGGCTGCTCAAGTCCGGAGACCTGCGGTCTGCAATATTGGTTCTGCGGTCGGGTTTTTCTTCTCCGGTAACGGGGTCTTTGTAGGTGCGGGGGATGCCCAGTACTTCAGCCAGATTCAGTATGGGAAGCAGTACACCCCTGAGCCGGAGAACCGGGGCATTGCCTACCTTTTCAATGCGTTCTTTCACCTGTGCCGCAGGAATACGGATCAATTCATTGAGATTGACCTGGGGGATGGCATAGCGTTCTCTGCCCACAGAAATAATCTGGCTGGGGATGATGGCAAGGGTCAGGGGAAGTTTGATACGGATGCGGGTACCTTTATCCATAGCAGATTCGATGTCAACAATGCCACCCAGCCGGTCAAGGTTGGTTTTCACCACATCCATGCCGACTCCACGGCCTGACACATCTGTAAGCTGTTGGGCTGTGGAAAATCCGGGGAGAAAAATAAGATTGATTTTTTCCCTTGTCCCCATAGTTAGAAGTTCTGTTTCAGTAACCATCCCCTTGTTCAGAGCAGATGAGGCAATGGCTTCAGGGTCCATCCCCTTGCCATCATCTTCTATTTCAATATTTACTTGACCTGCTTCATGAAAAGCCCTCAGCTTAATGATACCTGCTTCCGGTTTGTTTTTTTGCAGGCGGATTTCTGGCTTTTCAATGCCGTGATCCACGGCATTTCTCAGAAGATGGGTGAGGGGGTCCTGAATGGCCTCTATGATGGTTTTATCCAGCTCCACTTCATTGCCATGGATTGAAAGGTCAATTTTTTTATCAAGGGAAAGGGAGAGATCCCGGACAATACGGCTGAACTTATCAAAAATATTGGCAATGGGCTGCATGCGTGTGCGCATGATGGCTTCCTGCAACTCGGATGTGATCATGTCAATGCGCTGTCCTGCCACTTCAACGGCTCTGGAATTGCTGGTGGAGATACTCTGAGAGAGCTGGTTGCGGCTTAAAACCAGCTCTCCGGCCAGTGTCATGAGACTGTCCAGAAGGTGTACATTTACCCTGAGGGAGCCTGTTTGTCGGGTCTGATCTTCGGACATGGCAGTTCCTTTTTTATGGTAATAGATTTGTCGCTCTATTTTTAAACCCTGAAACGTCCCACCAGCTCAGTAAGATCCCGGCCCAGCATGGCCAGATTGCCGGAATTGTCCGATACGGCAAGGGCATCCTTTGTGAGATTATCCCCACGGGTATTGATGCCTGAGATGTCAGAGGCCATTTCTCTGGCTGCTGTGGAAATCTGGCTGATATTGGCATTGACCTCCTGCACACCGGAAGAAGCCTGTGAAATATTATCTGCAATTTCCCGTACAGCGCTGCTTTGCTCCTCCACTGCCGTGGCAATGGTGGTATTGATTTCAGAGATTTCTGCAATCACCCGAACCACTTCATCAATGGAATGCAGGGTTTTTCCGGTAAGCTGTTGTATGCCTTCGATGCGGGTTTTTATTTCCTGTGTGGCTTTGCCTGTCTGCCGGGCAAGTTCCTTGATTTCTCCGGCCACTACGGCAAATCCCTTGCCCGCATCCCCGGCCCTTGCCGCTTCAATGGTAGCATTCAGTGCCAGCAGGTTGGTCTGATCAGCAATATCCGTAATGGTTTCAGTTACACTGCTGATCTGTCGGGCTGCCTGCTCAAGGGATCGCATGTACTGGGATGCGGACTGGCTTGTGGTCACGGCGTTTTCGGAAATGTTTCTAGCCCTTTCGGAATGGGCTGCAATTTCGGTAATGGTGGCCGTCATTTCTTCGGTGGCTGTGGCGACCATGTAGGTGCTGGTACTGGCCTGTTCCATGGCAGCGGCTACAGCCTGTATATTGCTGCTCATTGCATGGGATGCCGCAGCAACCCGGCCTGCATTTTCAGCACTGCCACGGGTTTCACCGGCCATACGGGTAGCAATGGTATCAAGACCCTGTGATGCGGAACCAAGCGTACCTGCATTGGTCTGAATCTGACCCATCATGTTTTGCAGTTTTTCCATAAACTGGTTGAAGCTTACGCCAAGAAGACCGATTTCATCCCGACTTTGCACGGGCAGACGTTGGGTGAGATCTCCCTCTCCCTCAGATATTTCCTTAAGATTTTCTGCCACCCTGCGGATGGGTCGAACCACCATACGGTCTGCAATAAAAAAAACGAGAATAAACAGGATGAGGATGGACAGAATACCGAGACCTGCGCTGATATTTCGGATATGTCGTGAACCCTCCAGCACCTTATCAAGGGACACGGCCAGTCCTATGCTCCATGGGGCATCGCTGTTGCCGAGCTGTATGGGGGCATAAACAGTGAAGCTTCGTCCACCCAGAAGGGCGGAACGGCCATATTCAGTAATGATTTTTCCACGGGCAACGGCCTGAATGATGTTTTCACCGATGCCAAAGTCCCTCATGTGCGCACCGATGGCCTTGTCCATGGGATGGGCAGCTCCGATGCCATCATTGGACAGCAGAAAACCGTAACTGTACTCTTTGCCAAAGGGATGAACCCCGGCAATGATGGCGGCCATCTGTTCCATGGAGATATCAATGCCTGCAACGCCCACAATCCGGCCCTTTGAGCGGATGGGTACGCTGAGGGAAACCAGAATGATTTCTTTACCGCCAATCTCATAGGCTGTGGGCGGCGTGATGAATTCTTTTCCGCTTCGGAA
It encodes the following:
- a CDS encoding methyl-accepting chemotaxis protein, with the protein product MNLKKKMIGSVCGAASLAFILTIWLISSMASEELFENGQRLAIEAAHHHGGAIKAKMEEPLDAARALAQMMGAVQGTKNAPERSMVNALMHGLLAANESYWGIWAVWHPDAFEGRDADFINTPGSDDKGRFMPYWHRLSGKPELDISDASAYEENSSNGSWYWKPFRSGKEFITPPTAYEIGGKEIILVSLSVPIRSKGRIVGVAGIDISMEQMAAIIAGVHPFGKEYSYGFLLSNDGIGAAHPMDKAIGAHMRDFGIGENIIQAVARGKIITEYGRSALLGGRSFTVYAPIQLGNSDAPWSIGLAVSLDKVLEGSRHIRNISAGLGILSILILFILVFFIADRMVVRPIRRVAENLKEISEGEGDLTQRLPVQSRDEIGLLGVSFNQFMEKLQNMMGQIQTNAGTLGSASQGLDTIATRMAGETRGSAENAGRVAAASHAMSSNIQAVAAAMEQASTSTYMVATATEEMTATITEIAAHSERARNISENAVTTSQSASQYMRSLEQAARQISSVTETITDIADQTNLLALNATIEAARAGDAGKGFAVVAGEIKELARQTGKATQEIKTRIEGIQQLTGKTLHSIDEVVRVIAEISEINTTIATAVEEQSSAVREIADNISQASSGVQEVNANISQISTAAREMASDISGINTRGDNLTKDALAVSDNSGNLAMLGRDLTELVGRFRV
- a CDS encoding chemotaxis protein CheW: MSEDQTRQTGSLRVNVHLLDSLMTLAGELVLSRNQLSQSISTSNSRAVEVAGQRIDMITSELQEAIMRTRMQPIANIFDKFSRIVRDLSLSLDKKIDLSIHGNEVELDKTIIEAIQDPLTHLLRNAVDHGIEKPEIRLQKNKPEAGIIKLRAFHEAGQVNIEIEDDGKGMDPEAIASSALNKGMVTETELLTMGTREKINLIFLPGFSTAQQLTDVSGRGVGMDVVKTNLDRLGGIVDIESAMDKGTRIRIKLPLTLAIIPSQIISVGRERYAIPQVNLNELIRIPAAQVKERIEKVGNAPVLRLRGVLLPILNLAEVLGIPRTYKDPVTGEEKPDRRTNIADRRSPDLSSRVPENHKSDLSEELQPRKNKDRRYRAESAIHIAVVSTGAFSYGLLVDGLMDSEEIVVKPLGRHLKDCKGYSGATIMGDGRVALILDVASLAVMAALSSADSSASHNHQMHTDKIKSMKEDKTALLLFRNGEHGQCAVPLDLVERIERIRAADIEYAGGRRVLQYRGGSLPLHELTECTSLDPICVNEQVEVIVFRIDGREMGLMVNGPVDAVEVTIEMDQRTLKQPGIMGSIIVGGRTTLMVDIFTLVRTLLGSTVDL